From Syngnathus typhle isolate RoL2023-S1 ecotype Sweden linkage group LG13, RoL_Styp_1.0, whole genome shotgun sequence, a single genomic window includes:
- the lpin2 gene encoding phosphatidate phosphatase LPIN2 isoform X4, with amino-acid sequence MKLGDNGEAFFVQETEQENIVPAHLATSPIPTESHLFWISEVEHRSSKDLQDDDPADREYPPDPPTPATVSTKKKKKRRKKHKGDPRREELTPPTSVTPAAATTPAATTTEEMFEMDLSSDEDASLPHVSRSPSTSTIRDVDPRLPAARHSLDGYALSDGDWATNDSQGLSQAFSPKSDSELMVRPSETLLRAESHMQWTWGEFPETAKVTKKDRAELLKTVTITPSESTHFRVILSSEAMEDYSETDDGDRHVCAVVKPEPRTLTSASVTARESPDALAQPAELLPYDVVTSTPGSSQQSDSPSKKKGVPKRSHHQGPEDIYLDDLNALEPDVAARYFPKSEAEAAGKHWMETEICSGSQSPQSVGSAAADSGTECLSDSASDLPDVTLSLCGGLTENAEISKEKFMEHIITYHEFAENPAIIDNPNLVVKIGNRYYNWTLAAPLILSLQAFQKNLPKATEEAWVKEKMPKKSGRWWFWRKRADSAIKQSEAKLETKEESQSAEEGPAMTQENLALRGKNTDSSSDEECKEVSAASCQERHHHDSQQHLGAHAYRKSLRLSSDQIASLKLKEGPNDVTFSITTQYQGTCRCEGTIYLWNWDDKVIISDIDGTITKSDVFGQILPQLGKDWTHQGIAKLYHSVAENGYKFLYCSARAIGMADMTRGYLQWVNDDGTILPRGPLMLSPSSLFSAFHREVIEKKPEIFKIECLTDIKNLFQHNKQPFHAAFGNRANDVFAYKEVGVPVCRIFTVNPKGELIQEQTKGNKSSYCRLSELVEHMFPLLSKEQNEAFAMPEFSSFCFWRQPIPAVDPADLL; translated from the exons ATGAAACTCGGCGACAATGGCGAGGCTTTTTTCGTCCAGGAAACCGAACAGGAGAAT ATTGTTCCCGCCCACCTGGCCACATCCCCAATCCCAACAGAGAGTCACCTTTTCTGGATCTCAGAAGTGGAGCACCGGTCCTCGAAAGACTTGCAAGACGACGACCCGGCCGACCGGGAGTATCCCCCCGATCCGCCGACGCCCGCGACCGTCTCcaccaaaaagaagaaaaaacggaGGAAGAAGCACAAAGGGGACCCTCGCAGAGAAGAGCTGACTCCCCCCACGTCGGTCACCCCCGCCGCTGCTACCACACCTGCTGCTACCACCACCGAGGAAATGTTCGAGATGGACCTAAGCTCCGATGAGGATGCCTCGCTGCCTCACGTGTCCAGATCGCCTTCAACGTCCACCATACGAGATGTTGACCCCAGACTACCTGCGGCCAGACATAGCTTGGATGGCTATGCACTGTCTGATGGTGACTGGGCAACAAATGAcag CCAAGGCTTATCCCAGGCCTTTTCTCCAAAGAGTGATTCCGAACTGATGGTGAGACCGTCGGAGACTCTGCTGCGAGCCGAGTCGCACATGCAGTGGACCTGGGGAGAGTTTCCGGAAACGGCGAAG GTGACCAAAAAAGACAGAGCGGAGCTACTTAAAACCGTGACCATCACCCCTTCCGAGAGCACCCATTTCCGCGTTATCCTCAGCTCCGAGGCCATGGAGGACTACAGCGAAACGGACGATGGCGACCGCCACGTGTGCGCCGTCGTCAAGCCCGAGCCGCGCACGCTCACGAGCGCTTCCGTGACCGCGCGTGAGAGTCCGGACGCTCTCGCGCAGCCGGCGGAGTTGCTGCCGTACGACGTGGTCACCTCCACCCCCGGCAGCAGCCAGCAGAGCGACTCCCCCTCCAAGAAGAAAG GTGTCCCGAAGAGGAGCCATCATCAGGGTCCCGAGGACATCTACCTGGATGACCTGAACGCACTTGAGCCCGATGTAGCTGCCAGATACTTTCCCAAAAG CGAGGCGGAGGCGGCCGGCAAGCACTGGATGGAAACTGAGATTTGCTCGGGTTCGCAGTCGCCGCAGTCGGTGGGCAGCGCCGCCGCCGACAGCGGCACCGAGTGTCTGTCGGACTCAGCGAGCGACCTCCCGGACGTCACGCTGTCGCTGTGCGGAGGCCTGACGGAGAACGCGGAGATATCCAAAG AAAAGttcatggagcacatcatcaCCTACCACGAATTTGCTGAAAATCCAGCAATCATCGATAACCCCAACCTTGTCGTTAAGATAGGAAATAG ATATTATAACTGGACTCTTGCTGCACCCTTGATTCTAAGTCTACAAGCATTTCAGAAGAATTTACCAAAG GCTACAGAGGAGGCCTGGGTGAAGGAGAAGATGCCAAAGAAGTCGGGCCGCTGGTGGTTCTGGCGGAAGCGGGCGGATAGTGCAATCAAGCAG TCCGAGGCCAAGCTTGAAACCAAGGAAGAGTCTCAGTCGGCAGAGGAAGGACCCGCCATGACGCAGGAGAATCTCGCCTTACG GGGCAAAAACACAGACTCGTCCAGCGACGAAGAATGCAAGGAGGTGAGCGCCGCGTCGTGTCAGGAGAGACACCATCATGACAGTCAGCAGCATCTCGGCGCCCACGCCTACAGGAAGTCGCTACGTCTCTCCTCTGATCAGATT GCCAGTCTGAAACTGAAGGAGGGCCCcaacgacgtgacgttcagcatCACCACGCAATACCAAGGCACGTGCCGCTGCGAGGGCACCATCTACCTGTGGAACTGGGACGACAAAGTCATCATCTCTGACATCGACGGCACCATCACCAA GTCCGACGTGTTTGGACAGATCCTGCCGCAGCTTGGGAAGGACTGGACCCACCAGGGGATCGCCAAGCTCTATCACTCAGTAGCCGA GAACGGCTACAAGTTCCTGTACTGCTCGGCTCGTGCCATCGGCATGGCAGACATGACCAGGGGCTACCTGCAGTGGGTCAACGACGATGGCACCATCCTGCCCCGCGGGCCTCTCATGCTGTCACCCAGCAGCCTCTTTTCGGCTTTCCATAG GGAGGTCATCGAGAAGAAGCCCGAGATCTTTAAGATCGAATGCCTGACGGACATCAAGAACCTGTTCCAGCATAACAAACAGCCGTTCCACGCCGCCTTCGGCAATCGAGCCAAC GATGTCTTTGCCTACAAGGAGGTGGGAGTTCCCGTTTGCCGGATCTTCACCGTCAACCCGAAGGGAGAGTTGATCCAGGAACAGACCAAGGGCAACAAGTCCTC TTACTGCAGGCTGAGCGAGCTGGTGGAGCATATGTTCCCGCTGCTGAGCAAGGAGCAGAACGAAGCTTTCGCTATGCCCGAATTCAGCTCCTTCTGCTTTTGGAGGCAGCCCATCCCCGCCGTGGACCCCGCGGACCTGCTCTGA
- the lpin2 gene encoding phosphatidate phosphatase LPIN2 isoform X2, producing MNYVGQLAGQVLVTVKELYKGINQATLSGCIDVVVVRQRDGTYQCSPFHVRFGKLGVLRSKEKVIDIEVNGEPVELQMKLGDNGEAFFVQETEQENIVPAHLATSPIPTESHLFWISEVEHRSSKDLQDDDPADREYPPDPPTPATVSTKKKKKRRKKHKGDPRREELTPPTSVTPAAATTPAATTTEEMFEMDLSSDEDASLPHVSRSPSTSTIRDVDPRLPAARHSLDGYALSDGDWATNDSQGLSQAFSPKSDSELMVRPSETLLRAESHMQWTWGEFPETAKVTKKDRAELLKTVTITPSESTHFRVILSSEAMEDYSETDDGDRHVCAVVKPEPRTLTSASVTARESPDALAQPAELLPYDVVTSTPGSSQQSDSPSKKKGVPKRSHHQGPEDIYLDDLNALEPDVAARYFPKSEAEAAGKHWMETEICSGSQSPQSVGSAAADSGTECLSDSASDLPDVTLSLCGGLTENAEISKEKFMEHIITYHEFAENPAIIDNPNLVVKIGNRYYNWTLAAPLILSLQAFQKNLPKATEEAWVKEKMPKKSGRWWFWRKRADSAIKQSEAKLETKEESQSAEEGPAMTQENLALRGKNTDSSSDEECKEVSAASCQERHHHDSQQHLGAHAYRKSLRLSSDQIASLKLKEGPNDVTFSITTQYQGTCRCEGTIYLWNWDDKVIISDIDGTITKSDVFGQILPQLGKDWTHQGIAKLYHSVAENGYKFLYCSARAIGMADMTRGYLQWVNDDGTILPRGPLMLSPSSLFSAFHREVIEKKPEIFKIECLTDIKNLFQHNKQPFHAAFGNRANDVFAYKEVGVPVCRIFTVNPKGELIQEQTKGNKSSYCRLSELVEHMFPLLSKEQNEAFAMPEFSSFCFWRQPIPAVDPADLL from the exons ATGAACTACGTTGGTCAGCTGGCCGGGCAGGTGCTGGTCACCGTCAAGGAGCTGTACAAGGGCATCAACCAGGCCACGCTGTCCGGATGCATCGACGTGGTGGTGGTCCGCCAGCGGGACGGCACCTACCAGTGTTCGCCTTTCCACGTGCGCTTCGGCAAGCTCGGTGTGCTGCGTTCCAAAGAGAAAGTG ATTGACATTGAAGTGAATGGGGAGCCTGTGGAGTTGCAAATGAAACTCGGCGACAATGGCGAGGCTTTTTTCGTCCAGGAAACCGAACAGGAGAAT ATTGTTCCCGCCCACCTGGCCACATCCCCAATCCCAACAGAGAGTCACCTTTTCTGGATCTCAGAAGTGGAGCACCGGTCCTCGAAAGACTTGCAAGACGACGACCCGGCCGACCGGGAGTATCCCCCCGATCCGCCGACGCCCGCGACCGTCTCcaccaaaaagaagaaaaaacggaGGAAGAAGCACAAAGGGGACCCTCGCAGAGAAGAGCTGACTCCCCCCACGTCGGTCACCCCCGCCGCTGCTACCACACCTGCTGCTACCACCACCGAGGAAATGTTCGAGATGGACCTAAGCTCCGATGAGGATGCCTCGCTGCCTCACGTGTCCAGATCGCCTTCAACGTCCACCATACGAGATGTTGACCCCAGACTACCTGCGGCCAGACATAGCTTGGATGGCTATGCACTGTCTGATGGTGACTGGGCAACAAATGAcag CCAAGGCTTATCCCAGGCCTTTTCTCCAAAGAGTGATTCCGAACTGATGGTGAGACCGTCGGAGACTCTGCTGCGAGCCGAGTCGCACATGCAGTGGACCTGGGGAGAGTTTCCGGAAACGGCGAAG GTGACCAAAAAAGACAGAGCGGAGCTACTTAAAACCGTGACCATCACCCCTTCCGAGAGCACCCATTTCCGCGTTATCCTCAGCTCCGAGGCCATGGAGGACTACAGCGAAACGGACGATGGCGACCGCCACGTGTGCGCCGTCGTCAAGCCCGAGCCGCGCACGCTCACGAGCGCTTCCGTGACCGCGCGTGAGAGTCCGGACGCTCTCGCGCAGCCGGCGGAGTTGCTGCCGTACGACGTGGTCACCTCCACCCCCGGCAGCAGCCAGCAGAGCGACTCCCCCTCCAAGAAGAAAG GTGTCCCGAAGAGGAGCCATCATCAGGGTCCCGAGGACATCTACCTGGATGACCTGAACGCACTTGAGCCCGATGTAGCTGCCAGATACTTTCCCAAAAG CGAGGCGGAGGCGGCCGGCAAGCACTGGATGGAAACTGAGATTTGCTCGGGTTCGCAGTCGCCGCAGTCGGTGGGCAGCGCCGCCGCCGACAGCGGCACCGAGTGTCTGTCGGACTCAGCGAGCGACCTCCCGGACGTCACGCTGTCGCTGTGCGGAGGCCTGACGGAGAACGCGGAGATATCCAAAG AAAAGttcatggagcacatcatcaCCTACCACGAATTTGCTGAAAATCCAGCAATCATCGATAACCCCAACCTTGTCGTTAAGATAGGAAATAG ATATTATAACTGGACTCTTGCTGCACCCTTGATTCTAAGTCTACAAGCATTTCAGAAGAATTTACCAAAG GCTACAGAGGAGGCCTGGGTGAAGGAGAAGATGCCAAAGAAGTCGGGCCGCTGGTGGTTCTGGCGGAAGCGGGCGGATAGTGCAATCAAGCAG TCCGAGGCCAAGCTTGAAACCAAGGAAGAGTCTCAGTCGGCAGAGGAAGGACCCGCCATGACGCAGGAGAATCTCGCCTTACG GGGCAAAAACACAGACTCGTCCAGCGACGAAGAATGCAAGGAGGTGAGCGCCGCGTCGTGTCAGGAGAGACACCATCATGACAGTCAGCAGCATCTCGGCGCCCACGCCTACAGGAAGTCGCTACGTCTCTCCTCTGATCAGATT GCCAGTCTGAAACTGAAGGAGGGCCCcaacgacgtgacgttcagcatCACCACGCAATACCAAGGCACGTGCCGCTGCGAGGGCACCATCTACCTGTGGAACTGGGACGACAAAGTCATCATCTCTGACATCGACGGCACCATCACCAA GTCCGACGTGTTTGGACAGATCCTGCCGCAGCTTGGGAAGGACTGGACCCACCAGGGGATCGCCAAGCTCTATCACTCAGTAGCCGA GAACGGCTACAAGTTCCTGTACTGCTCGGCTCGTGCCATCGGCATGGCAGACATGACCAGGGGCTACCTGCAGTGGGTCAACGACGATGGCACCATCCTGCCCCGCGGGCCTCTCATGCTGTCACCCAGCAGCCTCTTTTCGGCTTTCCATAG GGAGGTCATCGAGAAGAAGCCCGAGATCTTTAAGATCGAATGCCTGACGGACATCAAGAACCTGTTCCAGCATAACAAACAGCCGTTCCACGCCGCCTTCGGCAATCGAGCCAAC GATGTCTTTGCCTACAAGGAGGTGGGAGTTCCCGTTTGCCGGATCTTCACCGTCAACCCGAAGGGAGAGTTGATCCAGGAACAGACCAAGGGCAACAAGTCCTC TTACTGCAGGCTGAGCGAGCTGGTGGAGCATATGTTCCCGCTGCTGAGCAAGGAGCAGAACGAAGCTTTCGCTATGCCCGAATTCAGCTCCTTCTGCTTTTGGAGGCAGCCCATCCCCGCCGTGGACCCCGCGGACCTGCTCTGA
- the lpin2 gene encoding phosphatidate phosphatase LPIN2 isoform X3, with amino-acid sequence MKLGDNGEAFFVQETEQENQIVPAHLATSPIPTESHLFWISEVEHRSSKDLQDDDPADREYPPDPPTPATVSTKKKKKRRKKHKGDPRREELTPPTSVTPAAATTPAATTTEEMFEMDLSSDEDASLPHVSRSPSTSTIRDVDPRLPAARHSLDGYALSDGDWATNDSQGLSQAFSPKSDSELMVRPSETLLRAESHMQWTWGEFPETAKVTKKDRAELLKTVTITPSESTHFRVILSSEAMEDYSETDDGDRHVCAVVKPEPRTLTSASVTARESPDALAQPAELLPYDVVTSTPGSSQQSDSPSKKKGVPKRSHHQGPEDIYLDDLNALEPDVAARYFPKSEAEAAGKHWMETEICSGSQSPQSVGSAAADSGTECLSDSASDLPDVTLSLCGGLTENAEISKEKFMEHIITYHEFAENPAIIDNPNLVVKIGNRYYNWTLAAPLILSLQAFQKNLPKATEEAWVKEKMPKKSGRWWFWRKRADSAIKQSEAKLETKEESQSAEEGPAMTQENLALRGKNTDSSSDEECKEVSAASCQERHHHDSQQHLGAHAYRKSLRLSSDQIASLKLKEGPNDVTFSITTQYQGTCRCEGTIYLWNWDDKVIISDIDGTITKSDVFGQILPQLGKDWTHQGIAKLYHSVAENGYKFLYCSARAIGMADMTRGYLQWVNDDGTILPRGPLMLSPSSLFSAFHREVIEKKPEIFKIECLTDIKNLFQHNKQPFHAAFGNRANDVFAYKEVGVPVCRIFTVNPKGELIQEQTKGNKSSYCRLSELVEHMFPLLSKEQNEAFAMPEFSSFCFWRQPIPAVDPADLL; translated from the exons ATGAAACTCGGCGACAATGGCGAGGCTTTTTTCGTCCAGGAAACCGAACAGGAGAAT CAGATTGTTCCCGCCCACCTGGCCACATCCCCAATCCCAACAGAGAGTCACCTTTTCTGGATCTCAGAAGTGGAGCACCGGTCCTCGAAAGACTTGCAAGACGACGACCCGGCCGACCGGGAGTATCCCCCCGATCCGCCGACGCCCGCGACCGTCTCcaccaaaaagaagaaaaaacggaGGAAGAAGCACAAAGGGGACCCTCGCAGAGAAGAGCTGACTCCCCCCACGTCGGTCACCCCCGCCGCTGCTACCACACCTGCTGCTACCACCACCGAGGAAATGTTCGAGATGGACCTAAGCTCCGATGAGGATGCCTCGCTGCCTCACGTGTCCAGATCGCCTTCAACGTCCACCATACGAGATGTTGACCCCAGACTACCTGCGGCCAGACATAGCTTGGATGGCTATGCACTGTCTGATGGTGACTGGGCAACAAATGAcag CCAAGGCTTATCCCAGGCCTTTTCTCCAAAGAGTGATTCCGAACTGATGGTGAGACCGTCGGAGACTCTGCTGCGAGCCGAGTCGCACATGCAGTGGACCTGGGGAGAGTTTCCGGAAACGGCGAAG GTGACCAAAAAAGACAGAGCGGAGCTACTTAAAACCGTGACCATCACCCCTTCCGAGAGCACCCATTTCCGCGTTATCCTCAGCTCCGAGGCCATGGAGGACTACAGCGAAACGGACGATGGCGACCGCCACGTGTGCGCCGTCGTCAAGCCCGAGCCGCGCACGCTCACGAGCGCTTCCGTGACCGCGCGTGAGAGTCCGGACGCTCTCGCGCAGCCGGCGGAGTTGCTGCCGTACGACGTGGTCACCTCCACCCCCGGCAGCAGCCAGCAGAGCGACTCCCCCTCCAAGAAGAAAG GTGTCCCGAAGAGGAGCCATCATCAGGGTCCCGAGGACATCTACCTGGATGACCTGAACGCACTTGAGCCCGATGTAGCTGCCAGATACTTTCCCAAAAG CGAGGCGGAGGCGGCCGGCAAGCACTGGATGGAAACTGAGATTTGCTCGGGTTCGCAGTCGCCGCAGTCGGTGGGCAGCGCCGCCGCCGACAGCGGCACCGAGTGTCTGTCGGACTCAGCGAGCGACCTCCCGGACGTCACGCTGTCGCTGTGCGGAGGCCTGACGGAGAACGCGGAGATATCCAAAG AAAAGttcatggagcacatcatcaCCTACCACGAATTTGCTGAAAATCCAGCAATCATCGATAACCCCAACCTTGTCGTTAAGATAGGAAATAG ATATTATAACTGGACTCTTGCTGCACCCTTGATTCTAAGTCTACAAGCATTTCAGAAGAATTTACCAAAG GCTACAGAGGAGGCCTGGGTGAAGGAGAAGATGCCAAAGAAGTCGGGCCGCTGGTGGTTCTGGCGGAAGCGGGCGGATAGTGCAATCAAGCAG TCCGAGGCCAAGCTTGAAACCAAGGAAGAGTCTCAGTCGGCAGAGGAAGGACCCGCCATGACGCAGGAGAATCTCGCCTTACG GGGCAAAAACACAGACTCGTCCAGCGACGAAGAATGCAAGGAGGTGAGCGCCGCGTCGTGTCAGGAGAGACACCATCATGACAGTCAGCAGCATCTCGGCGCCCACGCCTACAGGAAGTCGCTACGTCTCTCCTCTGATCAGATT GCCAGTCTGAAACTGAAGGAGGGCCCcaacgacgtgacgttcagcatCACCACGCAATACCAAGGCACGTGCCGCTGCGAGGGCACCATCTACCTGTGGAACTGGGACGACAAAGTCATCATCTCTGACATCGACGGCACCATCACCAA GTCCGACGTGTTTGGACAGATCCTGCCGCAGCTTGGGAAGGACTGGACCCACCAGGGGATCGCCAAGCTCTATCACTCAGTAGCCGA GAACGGCTACAAGTTCCTGTACTGCTCGGCTCGTGCCATCGGCATGGCAGACATGACCAGGGGCTACCTGCAGTGGGTCAACGACGATGGCACCATCCTGCCCCGCGGGCCTCTCATGCTGTCACCCAGCAGCCTCTTTTCGGCTTTCCATAG GGAGGTCATCGAGAAGAAGCCCGAGATCTTTAAGATCGAATGCCTGACGGACATCAAGAACCTGTTCCAGCATAACAAACAGCCGTTCCACGCCGCCTTCGGCAATCGAGCCAAC GATGTCTTTGCCTACAAGGAGGTGGGAGTTCCCGTTTGCCGGATCTTCACCGTCAACCCGAAGGGAGAGTTGATCCAGGAACAGACCAAGGGCAACAAGTCCTC TTACTGCAGGCTGAGCGAGCTGGTGGAGCATATGTTCCCGCTGCTGAGCAAGGAGCAGAACGAAGCTTTCGCTATGCCCGAATTCAGCTCCTTCTGCTTTTGGAGGCAGCCCATCCCCGCCGTGGACCCCGCGGACCTGCTCTGA
- the lpin2 gene encoding phosphatidate phosphatase LPIN2 isoform X1: MNYVGQLAGQVLVTVKELYKGINQATLSGCIDVVVVRQRDGTYQCSPFHVRFGKLGVLRSKEKVIDIEVNGEPVELQMKLGDNGEAFFVQETEQENQIVPAHLATSPIPTESHLFWISEVEHRSSKDLQDDDPADREYPPDPPTPATVSTKKKKKRRKKHKGDPRREELTPPTSVTPAAATTPAATTTEEMFEMDLSSDEDASLPHVSRSPSTSTIRDVDPRLPAARHSLDGYALSDGDWATNDSQGLSQAFSPKSDSELMVRPSETLLRAESHMQWTWGEFPETAKVTKKDRAELLKTVTITPSESTHFRVILSSEAMEDYSETDDGDRHVCAVVKPEPRTLTSASVTARESPDALAQPAELLPYDVVTSTPGSSQQSDSPSKKKGVPKRSHHQGPEDIYLDDLNALEPDVAARYFPKSEAEAAGKHWMETEICSGSQSPQSVGSAAADSGTECLSDSASDLPDVTLSLCGGLTENAEISKEKFMEHIITYHEFAENPAIIDNPNLVVKIGNRYYNWTLAAPLILSLQAFQKNLPKATEEAWVKEKMPKKSGRWWFWRKRADSAIKQSEAKLETKEESQSAEEGPAMTQENLALRGKNTDSSSDEECKEVSAASCQERHHHDSQQHLGAHAYRKSLRLSSDQIASLKLKEGPNDVTFSITTQYQGTCRCEGTIYLWNWDDKVIISDIDGTITKSDVFGQILPQLGKDWTHQGIAKLYHSVAENGYKFLYCSARAIGMADMTRGYLQWVNDDGTILPRGPLMLSPSSLFSAFHREVIEKKPEIFKIECLTDIKNLFQHNKQPFHAAFGNRANDVFAYKEVGVPVCRIFTVNPKGELIQEQTKGNKSSYCRLSELVEHMFPLLSKEQNEAFAMPEFSSFCFWRQPIPAVDPADLL; the protein is encoded by the exons ATGAACTACGTTGGTCAGCTGGCCGGGCAGGTGCTGGTCACCGTCAAGGAGCTGTACAAGGGCATCAACCAGGCCACGCTGTCCGGATGCATCGACGTGGTGGTGGTCCGCCAGCGGGACGGCACCTACCAGTGTTCGCCTTTCCACGTGCGCTTCGGCAAGCTCGGTGTGCTGCGTTCCAAAGAGAAAGTG ATTGACATTGAAGTGAATGGGGAGCCTGTGGAGTTGCAAATGAAACTCGGCGACAATGGCGAGGCTTTTTTCGTCCAGGAAACCGAACAGGAGAAT CAGATTGTTCCCGCCCACCTGGCCACATCCCCAATCCCAACAGAGAGTCACCTTTTCTGGATCTCAGAAGTGGAGCACCGGTCCTCGAAAGACTTGCAAGACGACGACCCGGCCGACCGGGAGTATCCCCCCGATCCGCCGACGCCCGCGACCGTCTCcaccaaaaagaagaaaaaacggaGGAAGAAGCACAAAGGGGACCCTCGCAGAGAAGAGCTGACTCCCCCCACGTCGGTCACCCCCGCCGCTGCTACCACACCTGCTGCTACCACCACCGAGGAAATGTTCGAGATGGACCTAAGCTCCGATGAGGATGCCTCGCTGCCTCACGTGTCCAGATCGCCTTCAACGTCCACCATACGAGATGTTGACCCCAGACTACCTGCGGCCAGACATAGCTTGGATGGCTATGCACTGTCTGATGGTGACTGGGCAACAAATGAcag CCAAGGCTTATCCCAGGCCTTTTCTCCAAAGAGTGATTCCGAACTGATGGTGAGACCGTCGGAGACTCTGCTGCGAGCCGAGTCGCACATGCAGTGGACCTGGGGAGAGTTTCCGGAAACGGCGAAG GTGACCAAAAAAGACAGAGCGGAGCTACTTAAAACCGTGACCATCACCCCTTCCGAGAGCACCCATTTCCGCGTTATCCTCAGCTCCGAGGCCATGGAGGACTACAGCGAAACGGACGATGGCGACCGCCACGTGTGCGCCGTCGTCAAGCCCGAGCCGCGCACGCTCACGAGCGCTTCCGTGACCGCGCGTGAGAGTCCGGACGCTCTCGCGCAGCCGGCGGAGTTGCTGCCGTACGACGTGGTCACCTCCACCCCCGGCAGCAGCCAGCAGAGCGACTCCCCCTCCAAGAAGAAAG GTGTCCCGAAGAGGAGCCATCATCAGGGTCCCGAGGACATCTACCTGGATGACCTGAACGCACTTGAGCCCGATGTAGCTGCCAGATACTTTCCCAAAAG CGAGGCGGAGGCGGCCGGCAAGCACTGGATGGAAACTGAGATTTGCTCGGGTTCGCAGTCGCCGCAGTCGGTGGGCAGCGCCGCCGCCGACAGCGGCACCGAGTGTCTGTCGGACTCAGCGAGCGACCTCCCGGACGTCACGCTGTCGCTGTGCGGAGGCCTGACGGAGAACGCGGAGATATCCAAAG AAAAGttcatggagcacatcatcaCCTACCACGAATTTGCTGAAAATCCAGCAATCATCGATAACCCCAACCTTGTCGTTAAGATAGGAAATAG ATATTATAACTGGACTCTTGCTGCACCCTTGATTCTAAGTCTACAAGCATTTCAGAAGAATTTACCAAAG GCTACAGAGGAGGCCTGGGTGAAGGAGAAGATGCCAAAGAAGTCGGGCCGCTGGTGGTTCTGGCGGAAGCGGGCGGATAGTGCAATCAAGCAG TCCGAGGCCAAGCTTGAAACCAAGGAAGAGTCTCAGTCGGCAGAGGAAGGACCCGCCATGACGCAGGAGAATCTCGCCTTACG GGGCAAAAACACAGACTCGTCCAGCGACGAAGAATGCAAGGAGGTGAGCGCCGCGTCGTGTCAGGAGAGACACCATCATGACAGTCAGCAGCATCTCGGCGCCCACGCCTACAGGAAGTCGCTACGTCTCTCCTCTGATCAGATT GCCAGTCTGAAACTGAAGGAGGGCCCcaacgacgtgacgttcagcatCACCACGCAATACCAAGGCACGTGCCGCTGCGAGGGCACCATCTACCTGTGGAACTGGGACGACAAAGTCATCATCTCTGACATCGACGGCACCATCACCAA GTCCGACGTGTTTGGACAGATCCTGCCGCAGCTTGGGAAGGACTGGACCCACCAGGGGATCGCCAAGCTCTATCACTCAGTAGCCGA GAACGGCTACAAGTTCCTGTACTGCTCGGCTCGTGCCATCGGCATGGCAGACATGACCAGGGGCTACCTGCAGTGGGTCAACGACGATGGCACCATCCTGCCCCGCGGGCCTCTCATGCTGTCACCCAGCAGCCTCTTTTCGGCTTTCCATAG GGAGGTCATCGAGAAGAAGCCCGAGATCTTTAAGATCGAATGCCTGACGGACATCAAGAACCTGTTCCAGCATAACAAACAGCCGTTCCACGCCGCCTTCGGCAATCGAGCCAAC GATGTCTTTGCCTACAAGGAGGTGGGAGTTCCCGTTTGCCGGATCTTCACCGTCAACCCGAAGGGAGAGTTGATCCAGGAACAGACCAAGGGCAACAAGTCCTC TTACTGCAGGCTGAGCGAGCTGGTGGAGCATATGTTCCCGCTGCTGAGCAAGGAGCAGAACGAAGCTTTCGCTATGCCCGAATTCAGCTCCTTCTGCTTTTGGAGGCAGCCCATCCCCGCCGTGGACCCCGCGGACCTGCTCTGA